A window of Ptychodera flava strain L36383 chromosome 1, AS_Pfla_20210202, whole genome shotgun sequence contains these coding sequences:
- the LOC139133548 gene encoding uncharacterized protein: MATPILSPRLLEEGWRKCYSVKAELPYYFNVKTNTSVWTMPTVSDQDERYADVPGRKSPDLPEPSQEVPLPHKTPSSQPSAAALVPPPSKPGTTSQAEPSFSDMPNDLDRKVARRVAKYVYAKFILDQVNAIINENCEGCREDYPSQRDHECLYYGDTPAGQREVISKYFTDAAKRINMLAVQKSILAMAELCYITLDHNAPLGLLDLDDLLELLYYRWSEDPERCFEALSDSLSMYGMVLCNDMITAVCSTFSSASS; the protein is encoded by the exons ATGGCAACTCCAATACTGTCACCAAGACTACTGGAAGAGGGATGGCGCAAGTGTTATTCAGTGAAGGCAGAACTGCCGTACTACTTCAACGTTAAGACTAACACCAGTGTCTGGACAATGCCCACCGTCTCTGACCAAGATGAGAGGTACGCTGATGTTCCAGGGAGGAAGAGCCCTGACTTGCCAGAGCCTTCTCAGGAAGTGCCCCTGCCTCATAAGACTCCGTCCAGTCAGCCATCAGCAGCTGCTTTGGTCCCTCCACCTTCCAAGCCTGGCACCACCAGTCAAGCAG AGCCTTCCTTCAGCGATATGCCAAATGACTTGGACAGGAAAGTAGCAAGAAGagtggcaaaatatgtctacgCCAAGTTTATCCTGGACCAAGTCAATGCCATCATCAACGAAAACTGTGAGGGGTGCCGAGAAGACTACCCATCTCAGAGGGACCATGAGTGCCTGTACTATGGCGATACCCCTGCAGGTCAACGAGAAGTCATCAGCAAGTACTTTACGGATGCTGCCAAACGAATCAACATGCTGGCTGTGCAGAAGTCTATTCTTGCCATGGCTGAACTGTGTTACATCACCCTGGATCATAATGCCCCCCTTGGATTACTTGATCTTGATGACCTGTTGGAGTTGTTGTACTACCGCTGGAGTGAAGACCCTGAAAGATGTTTTGAAGCTCTATCGGACAGTCTGTCTATGTATGGAATGGTCTTGTGCAACGACATGATCACCGCAGTTTGTTCCACATTTAGTTCTGCAAGCagttaa
- the LOC139143670 gene encoding uncharacterized protein F54H12.2-like has product MAFLHEHSCECTKSELDLFTVPPTQTSVEEGQWEEVHPLTHIVESGPIEFVISGSGEDYIDLSSTLLLIKAKITKADGTNLGADAAVGPVNLWLHSLFSQVDVHLNGKMISNPSPTYPYRALLETLLNYGKEAKDTHIGSALFFKDYHLKMDEVDPTKEGGEVNKGLKNRYAFTSGSQVVDMVGPIHSDLFFQPKYLMNGVELRLKLNRSKNAFSLVSSAENPGFKAVVTEATLLVRKIKLSPSVQLGHAEALKQGPSKYPIHRCVMKVLSIPGGTMSFNKDHIFLGQLPKRVVLGLVDNDAFNGSYKKNPFNFKHYDMTSLVLNVSGKQVPSKPLKLDFTKAGGQSFIMAYYSLFTGTNKIGRDEGININRYEYDNGYTLFAFDLTPDLSADGGHLNLVKEGNLGIELQFRQALPNTVNLLVYGELDNIIEIDRDRNILFDY; this is encoded by the coding sequence ATGGCATTTCTTCACGAACACTCCTGCGAGTGCACCAAGAGTGAACTTGACTTGTTCACAGTTCCTCCAACGCAGACCAGTGTGGAAGAGGGACAATGGGAAGAAGTGCATCCCCTGACCCACATTGTGGAATCGGGACCCATCGAATTTGTGATTTCGGGTTCAGGGGAAGACTACATCGATCTGTCCTCAACACTCCTTCTGATCAAGGCCAAGATTACAAAAGCTGATGGTACTAACCTCGGTGCAGATGCAGCAGTGGGTCCCGTCAACTTATGGCTCCATTCACTGTTCAGCCAGGTGGATGTACACCTCAATGGCAAAATGATATCCAACCCTTCCCCTACTTACCCCTACCGAGCCTTGTTGGAGACCTTGTTGAATTATGGTAAGGAGGCCAAAGACACCCATATCGGTTCAGCCCTCTTCTTCAAGGACTATCACTTGAAAATGGACGAAGTGGACCCCACTAAAGAAGGTGGAGAAGTGAACAAGGGACTGAAAAACCGATATGCCTTCACCTCGGGCAGTCAAGTTGTCGATATGGTAGGACCCATCCATTCGGATCTCTTCTTTCAGCCAAAGTATCTAATGAATGGTGTCGAATTACGTCTCAAACTCAATAGAAGCAAGAATGCCTTCTCCCTTGTGAGCTCTGCAGAAAATCCAGGCTTCAAAGCTGTAGTCACCGAAGCAACACTACTGGTCAGGAAAATAAAACTCAGTCCATCGGTACAGCTGGGTCATGCAGAAGCTTTAAAGCAGGGACCGTCCAAGTATCCCATACatcgttgtgtgatgaaggttcTGTCTATTCCTGGAGGCACCATGTCCTTCAACAAAGACCACATCTTTCTGGGACAGCTACCTAAACGTGTGGTCTTGGGTCTGGTGGACAACGATGCCTTCAACGGTTCATACAAGAAAAATCCTTTCAACTTCAAACATTACGACATGACGTCGCTGGTCCTTAATGTCAGTGGAAAGCAAGTTCCAAGCAAACCCCTGAAACTGGACTTCACCAAAGCAGGTGGTCAATCATTCATCATGGCCTACTATTCCCTGTTTACTGGGACTAATAAAATAGGCAGGGATGAAGGAATCAACATCAATCGCTATGAATACGACAATGGATACACACTGTTTGCATTTGATCTCACACCGGACTTGTCTGCCGACGGAGGACATTTGAACCTGGTCAAAGAAGGCAACCTGGGCATCGAACTGCAGTTCAGACAAGCCCTGCCAAATACTGTGAATTTACTGGTGTATGGCGAACTGGATAACATCATTGAAATCGACAGAGACCGCAACATCCTCTTTGATTACTGA
- the LOC139143676 gene encoding uncharacterized protein — protein MWKYFTRNNTLSYLSVLPQLMQSYNNTWHCSIKRKPASVNKTNEKEVWDTLYSDYEQKTVKFKFSVGEQVRISKTKRMFKKGYLPNWTEEIFTVSKRISSRPPLYKLKDFDEEELEGTFYEQELQKVVKKEDDVFRVEKILKTRKRKGKTEYLVKWYGWPSKFNSWVRDLAKL, from the coding sequence ATGTGGAAGTACTTTACCAGAAACAACACCCTAAGCTACCTATCGGTGCTTCCTCAGCTAATGCAATCTTACAACAACACTTGGCATTGCAGCATCAAGAGAAAACCAGCGTCTGTCAACAAGACCAATGAAAAAGAGGTGTGGGATACTCTGTACAGTGACTATGAACAGAAGacggtgaaattcaaattcagtGTGGGAGAACAAGTGAGAATCAGCAAAACTAAACGTATGTTCAAGAAAGGTTATCTGCCAAATTGGACAGAAGAAATCTTCACTGTGTCGAAAAGGATCTCAAGTCGACCACCCCTTTACAAGCTGAAAGATTTTGATGAGGAGGAATTAGAAGGTACTTTCTATGAACAAGAACTACAAAAAGTTGTCAAGAAAGAGGACGACGTCTTCAGAGtggaaaaaatactcaaaacAAGAAAGAGAAAGGGCAAGACTGAATATCTGGTCAAGTGGTATGGTTGGCCATCCAAATTCAATAGTTGGGTCAGGGATCTGGCAAAACTATAA
- the LOC139133549 gene encoding uncharacterized protein gives MVKTAWDFPWEEETNSSEENGTVGSTSTLTGSSSSCNSSSSYNSHSSCNSSNSYNSHSSDSDSDSDSTDSHYSDSSSCQSEDIYSCYSDHSQITESEDNIATQDFNVKLKDLLHSYIPHSPSNIQDTQCSSNSSVPMNTQEFNTKWQALLSNNHPPSTQSSCPSSHPTRQIGGGSTDDLPSEDSPSDEDSGAKYYSIIRVRERQVKKFNATAHDYEIQFNDIQPVRGFVQVMVVLQDVFESIISRLTHGISPRDRVRITLESPSLPYQIWLPFSPVQELTVDRVLGEIERVLQSYEEFTLDENVYINFIHVHMPVGTGKKWGWRPVNIARRLRLMRSIIRITNTDELCCARAIVTATAHINRDSDPGWDNVRTGRPEQKRRASELMAKAGISSGPCGHEELDKLQAVLPSYRIHVISDETSGSLAYQGKATAEHNIYLYHHNNHYDVITSMPAFLQRNYYCHHCHKGYQKKHDHICEVFCKCCHVPSVCPATDNQVYCKDCHRYFQSQQCFNNHKTPSPLAQYATCQIIRRCNLCGVTINWENRKKDDDHNCGEKYCRVCRRYQDSDHLCYIQPIHVKKKKKKSTRDSIHDDDVDLFDFEAEEGEEESSEEEMKYYFFDFECTQDEGVHVPNLCIVQSESCSEQVFYGPNTKQEFCDWALTEENAVSTFIAHNLQGYDGQFILQYCHENNVQPEVIINGTKIMRIFIPDLNIKFIDSYNFLPVALAQLPDMFELNELHKGYFPHFFNTAENQDYIGPLPDSRYYGPDGMKQHAREKFLKWYEDERLKNRPFNLRQELEDYCRSDVDILRRSCLKFQDMFKQQNGVDPFRDCVTIASACNVVLRKNFLKKDTIGVIPDHGYIQRRNQSVIALQWLEWITFKNDVNIQHVHNGGEKKIDRYWVDGYDEESNTVYEMHGCYYHGCPRCYEDHDIVNTKVEKTMADLYQSTQDKMRFLHCHGFRVIEKWECDFRKEIQENQELQEFVKSLDLQEPLHPRDAFFGGRTNATTLYHECVDDEEIHYVDFTSLYPYVNKYCKYPIKHPKVRTKNIVLPVQSYFGLAKCRVLPPRKLYFPVLPLRVEKKLMFPLCRSCADTKQQSPCEHNDEQRSFVGTWTTPELAKAVEKGYKIIKVFEVWHYREREVYNTESHTGGLFTDYINTFLKLKQESSGWPSWCQTEDDQDRYIREYFDREGILLDKTKIHRNPGQRALAKLMLNSMWGKFAQRNNFPQLQYIKEPAELFRLLTSEQHIVNNLSFVNDDMVAVQHTLRSEFVEGAVNTNVVIAAFTTAYARLKLYDLLEAIGERVLYFDTDSVIFVSKPDQYKPPLGDYLGDLTNELDPPSNFITKFVSGGAKNYAFCLAQPDRKGNTTLCKVRGITLNYRNSLDVNFDAITRLVTTCPTSTITVNDPVKIRRVGCNVVSKSESKKYALVYDKRALIGNYKTLPYGY, from the coding sequence ATGGTCAAGACAGCGTGGGATTTTCCTTGGGAAGAAGAAACCAACAGCAGTGAAGAAAACGGTACTGTGGGGTCAACATCAACATTAActggtagtagtagtagttgtaaTAGCAGCAGTAGTTATAATTCTCATAGCAGTTGTAATAGTAGCAATAGTTATAATTCTCATAGCAGTGATAGTGATAGTGATAGTGATAGTACTGATAGTCATTATAGTGATAGTTCTAGTTGTCAAAGCGAAGATATTTATAGCTGTTATAGTGATCATAGCCAAATCACAGAAAGCGAGGATAATATTGCCACACAGGATTTCAATGTAAAGTTAAAAGACCTCCTACACTCCTACATTCCTCATTCCCCCTCAAATATTCAAGATACTCAGTGTTCATCCAATTCTTCTGTCCCCATGAATACCCAAGAATTTAATACTAAATGGCAGGCCCTCCTCTCAAATAATCATCCGCCTTCCACACAAAGTTCTTGCCCCTCATCACATCCAACACGTCAGATTGGCGGGGGGTCAACGGATGACCTGCCGTCAGAAGATTCGCCATCAGATGAAGACAGCGGCGCAAAATATTACAGCATCATACGTGTCCGTGAGCGACAAGTGAAGAAATTCAATGCTACAGCTCATGACTACGAGATACAATTCAATGATATCCAGCCGGTGCGTGGTTTCGTGCAAGTGATGGTAGTACTACAAGATGTGTTTGAGAGTATTATTAGCCGACTCACCCATGGCATCTCTCCAAGGGACAGAGTACGCATTACACTTGAAAGTCCGTCCCTTCCCTATCAAATCTGGTTACCTTTTTCCCCTGTTCAAGAACTGACTGTGGACAGAGTGTTGGGCGAAATTGAACGTGTACTGCAGTCCTATGAAGAATTCACCCTAGATGAGAATGTTTACATCAACTTCATTCATGTGCACATGCCTGTTGGGACGGGAAAGAAGTGGGGATGGAGACCTGTCAACATAGCCCGTCGCCTCCGACTGATGAGAAGTATCATTCGCATCACTAACACCGATGAATTATGCTGTGCACGAGCTATAGTGACAGCAACAGCCCACATTAACCGTGACAGTGATCCAGGATGGGACAATGTGCGAACGGGACGACCAGAGCAGAAAAGACGAGCATCCGAACTCATGGCCAAAGCAGGTATTTCATCAGGGCCATGTGGACATGAAGAACTTGACAAATTACAAGCTGTCCTTCCATCGTATCGAATCCATGTTATTTCAGATGAGACATCGGGTTCACTTGCTTATCAGGGAAAGGCCACCGCTGAACACAATATTTACCTGTACCATCATAACAATcactatgatgtcatcacaTCAATGCCTGCATTTCTACAGAGAAACTATTACTGTCACCACTGTCACAAAGGGTACCAAAAAAAGCATGATCACATCTGTGAAGTTTTCTGCAAGTGTTGCCATGTTCCATCCGTATGTCCAGCAACAGATAATCAGGTCTACTGCAAAGATTGTCATCGCtactttcaaagtcaacaatgcTTCAACAACCATAAAACACCTAGTCCCCTCGCTCAATATGCAACATGTCAAATCATTCGTCGCTGCAATTTGTGTGGTGTAACCATCAATTGggaaaacagaaagaaagatGATGACCACAATTGTGGTGAAAAATACTGCAGAGTATGTAGACGGTACCAAGACAGTGACCATTTATGCTACATCCAGCCCATCCAcgtgaaaaagaagaagaagaagtccACCAGAGATAGTATTCATGACGATGATGTTGACTTATTCGACTTTGAAGCTgaagaaggagaagaagaaagCAGTGAAGAAGAGATGAAGTACTATTTCTTCGATTTTGAATGTACCCAAGATGAGGGCGTCCATGTACCCAACTTGTGCATTGTCCAGTCTGAGTCATGTTCAGAGCAAGTGTTCTACGGTCCCAACACCAAGCAAGAGTTTTGCGATTGGGCCCTCACAGAAGAAAACGCCGTCAGTACTTTCATCGCACACAATCTACAAGGTTATGATGGACAATTCATACTGCAATACTGCCATGAGAACAACGTTCAACCTGAGGTTATCATCAATGGAACCAAAATCATGCGCATCTTCATCCCTGACTTAAACATCAAGTTCATTGACTCTTATAATTTCCTACCTGTGGCTTTGGCTCAACTTCCTGACATGTTTGAGCTGAATGAACTTCACAAAGGCTACTTCCCCCATTTCTTCAACACAGCAGAGAATCAAGATTACATCGGTCCTCTCCCAGATTCCAGATACTACGGCCCCGATGGTATGAAACAGCATGCAAGAGAGAAATTCCTAAAGTGGTATGAAGACGAAAGATTGAAAAACCGCCCTTTCAACCTGAGACAAGAGCTCGAAGACTACTGCAGAAGTGATGTAGACATCCTGAGGAGaagttgtttgaaatttcaagacatgTTCAAACAACAGAATGGTGTAGATCCGTTCAGAGATTGTGTGACCATCGCATCAGCCTGCAATGTCGTTTTACGCAAGAATTTTCTCAAGAAAGATACCATCGGGGTCATTCCAGACCATGGGTACATCCAACGAAGAAATCAATCTGTCATTGCATTGCAGTGGTTAGAATGGATTACATTCAAGAATGATGTCAACATCCAACACGTCCACAATGGAGGTGAGAAGAAAATTGACCGCTATTGGGTAGATGGTTACGACGAAGAAAGCAACACAGTATATGAGATGCACGGTTGCTACTACCATGGCTGTCCTCGATGCTATGAAGACCATGACATTGTCAACACTAAAGTCGAGAAGACGATGGCAGACCTTTACCAAAGTACCCAAGATAAGATGCGATTTCTACATTGCCATGGCTTTAGAGTGATCGAAAAGTGGGAGTGTGACTTCAGGAAAGAAATTCAGGAAAACCAAGAACTGCAAGAATTCGTCAAGTCACTTGACCTACAGGAGCCCCTTCATCCACGAGATGCATTCTTTGGCGGTAGAACCAATGCCACTACACTATACCACGAATGTgttgatgatgaagaaattcacTACGTGGATTTCACAAGCCTCTACCCCTACGTCAACAAGTACTGTAAGTACCCTATCAAACATCCGAAAGTCCGCACCAAGAACATTGTACTCCCCGTTCAATCATACTTTGGTCTGGCGAAATGTCGAGTTCTGCCTCCTCGAAAACTCTACTTTCCTGTTCTCCCCCTCCGAGTGGAAAAGAAGCTGATGTTTCCCCTTTGCAGAAGTTGTGCAGACACCAAACAACAGTCACCATGTGAGCATAATGACGAACAGCGGTCCTTCGTGGGAACTTGGACAACACCTGAATTAGCCAAAGCTGTTGAGAAGGGGTACAAGATCATCAAAGTGTTTGAGGTATGGCACTACAGAGAAAGAGAAGTGTACAACACAGAATCGCATACAGGTGGGCTCTTTACCGATTACATCAACACTTTCTTAAAGTTGAAACAAGAGAGTAGTGGTTGGCCTTCATGGTGTCAGACAGAAGATGACCAAGATCGGTACATCCGTGAGTACTTTGACAGAGAGGGAATCCTTCTTGACAAGACGAAGATTCACCGAAATCCAGGCCAACGAGCATTGGCAAAACTAATGCTGAATTCTATGTGGGGCAAGTTTGCACAACGCAACAACTTTCCACAGCTGCAGTACATCAAAGAACCTGCAGAACTCTTCCGCCTGCTTACAAGTGAACAACACATTGTCAACAACTTGTCTTTCGTCAATGACGACATGGTTGCTGTTCAACATACGCTTCGGAGTGAATTTGTCGAGGGGGCTGTCAACACCAATGTTGTCATTGCTGCATTCACCACTGCCTATGCTCGTCTGAAGTTGTACGATCTCCTTGAAGCCATTGGTGAACGGGTCTTGTACTTCGACACTGATTCAGTCATCTTTGTCAGCAAACCAGACCAGTACAAACCACCTCTTGGTGATTACTTGGGTGATCTCACCAACGAACTGGATCCTCCCAGCAATTTCATCACCAAGTTCGTGTCAGGGGGAGCTAAAAACTACGCCTTCTGCCTAGCACAGCCTGACAGGAAAGGTAACACCACTCTGTGTAAAGTCAGGGGAATCACCCTAAATTACCGCAACAGCTTAGACGTCAACTTTGATGCCATCACTCGTCTTGTCACCACCTGTCCAACATCAACCATCACCGTGAATGACCCCGTCAAAATCCGACGTGTTGGATGTAATGTAGTATCTAAAAGCGAAAGTAAAAAGTATGCCCTAGTTTATGATAAAAGAGCTCTGATTGGAAATTACAAAACTCTTCCCTACGGTTATTAA